AGCAACCGCCGCTGGTTTCGATACGGCTAGCGAGTACGTCTATCACCTGATCCTGCAAGAGCAAGAGCGGCTTAGCCAGCAAGAACGGGTGGAATCGCTATTACTAGAAGGCATTGATAGCGGCGAGGCAATTGAAGCAACGGATGATTGGTGGAACCAAAAGCGCCAGCAACTTGTTGAGCGATTTGACCAGTCGTAAGCATGACTAAACGAATTTTTATTCGGCCTCAAGCTAGCCAAGATCTAGAAGATCACTTTGCTTACATCACTCAAAACAACAGTGAAGCTGCACTCAAGTTTTTTGATGCGGCACGCTTAACAATCGCGCAGATTGCGAGAAATTCAGGTATTGGCAGTCTTTATCGAACCCAAAACCCACGTTTACAGGGGTTACGCAAGTGGGCAGTAAAAGATTTTAGAAAATATCTGATCTTCTATTTCGATCGCGAGGGTTCTATAGAAGTTGTGCGAATTCTCTACGCTGCACGAGACATTGCCAAAATCTTAGAGAACGAGACATAGCAGGCTTTGTCTTAAAGCTGATTTAACTGATAGGTGGCGATCGCACCATATTTCTTAAAACCTGTAGTTGTTTTTTATTCTACATAAAGATAAATATAGGTTTGGAATTTGAAATGATTAAAAATTACACTCCATAATTGTCAATATGAAGGAAGAGAGCACAACCAACAGCAGAGATCGCGACGACATTGCCTAAGAAATCATCATCGACGAAAACTGCAGGCGGAAGCTGATCTCTCTCAACAACTCCCATCCAAATTCCAAAAAAGGGAAGATAGCCCAGTAATGCTTCTTCACTCAATACATCATTAGTGGCGTAGATGGAGTATTTCCCATTCCGTAGCCACTGAATGCGCTCACAAAACTCCTCCCAAATTTCGCTATCTGGATAGTTGCCATCCGCTTTGCCGCCACACTCCAGGTAAATTTGCTTTTGTACACTAAAGCCAAACTTACCGTTGCTGTACTTCACCCAGAGTTTGTCAA
This region of Trichocoleus desertorum NBK24 genomic DNA includes:
- a CDS encoding type II toxin-antitoxin system RelE/ParE family toxin, coding for MTKRIFIRPQASQDLEDHFAYITQNNSEAALKFFDAARLTIAQIARNSGIGSLYRTQNPRLQGLRKWAVKDFRKYLIFYFDREGSIEVVRILYAARDIAKILENET
- a CDS encoding type II toxin-antitoxin system ParD family antitoxin; the encoded protein is MVNISLPDQIQSFLDQQATAAGFDTASEYVYHLILQEQERLSQQERVESLLLEGIDSGEAIEATDDWWNQKRQQLVERFDQS